Proteins encoded by one window of Armatimonadota bacterium:
- a CDS encoding L-ribulose-5-phosphate 4-epimerase, whose protein sequence is MLAALREEVYAMHLELVRWGLVSWTSGNVSGRDPDSGLVVIKPSGVRYEELRPDLLVVVNADGQTVEGTLAPSVDTATHLFLYRRLPRIGGVVHTHSPYATAFAALKRAIPVYLTSMADVFGGPIPCAEYAPVGTEAIGEAAVRFLHSSPVVLLAHHGVLAVGETPTAATRAAVLTEDAARICYLALQMGKPEELPADEVRRAYEFHRSRYGQRNAEAHR, encoded by the coding sequence CTGCTCGCTGCGCTGCGCGAGGAAGTGTACGCGATGCACCTCGAGCTGGTCCGATGGGGATTGGTCTCCTGGACCAGCGGGAACGTGAGCGGGCGAGATCCGGACTCCGGCCTCGTCGTGATCAAGCCCAGCGGCGTGCGCTACGAGGAGCTCCGTCCCGATCTCCTGGTAGTCGTGAACGCGGACGGGCAGACCGTGGAGGGGACGCTCGCCCCGTCGGTGGACACCGCCACGCATCTATTCCTGTACCGGCGGTTGCCGCGGATCGGCGGCGTCGTTCACACCCATTCTCCCTACGCGACGGCGTTCGCGGCGCTCAAACGGGCCATACCCGTCTACCTCACCTCAATGGCCGATGTGTTCGGAGGTCCGATCCCGTGCGCGGAGTACGCGCCGGTGGGGACAGAGGCCATCGGAGAGGCGGCTGTCCGCTTCCTGCACTCCAGCCCGGTCGTGCTCCTGGCGCACCACGGCGTGCTGGCCGTCGGAGAGACCCCCACAGCGGCAACACGCGCCGCGGTGCTGACGGAAGACGCGGCGCGGATCTGCTACCTGGCGCTGCAGATGGGGAAGCCGGAAGAGCTCCCCGCCGACGAGGTGAGGCGGGCATACGAGTTCCACCGGAGCCGGTACGGCCAGCGCAACGCTGAGGCTCATCGGTAG
- the lsrK gene encoding autoinducer-2 kinase, whose translation MPRYLLTVDAGTGSGRCVIFDLDGRQVAMAQREWVPRSLPEYPGSQEFDTEEAWAILSDCIRRAVAAGGIRPEEIAGVTATSMREGMVLYDAEDQVLWACPNLDARATREAEEMIRAGLADEIYRIGGDWVNIIAPPRFWWLRRHRADIYSRIARMSMLSDWVLFRLTGRIVTDPTIGSSSGLFDLTRRTWSQELIERLDLPRGIYPPVFESGTVVGEVMPRAAEATGLRAGTPVVTSGADTQCGLVGVGAITPGSWVVVGGTQWQTAVITDRPLIDPQARPRTLCHAVPGQWMTEGIGFYHGFSTRWFRDAFCQSEVELAHRLGVDPYWVLEKMAEQVPPGSHGLIAIFSDVMVARRWKHAAPSFLQFDVLSPHTSGKKECYRALEENAAYVSYGNYLVLTELAGRSASELVFCGGSSKGFLWPQIMADVYGIPVKVPVVKEATSLGAAMIMGRALGFYSSLEEATAQLVAWERRFDPSPSAHAAYQEHYRRWRAVYPRMLQLVDEGLLAPMWRAPGT comes from the coding sequence ATGCCGAGATATCTGCTGACGGTTGACGCCGGCACCGGCAGCGGCCGGTGCGTGATCTTCGATCTTGACGGCCGGCAGGTGGCCATGGCGCAGCGGGAGTGGGTCCCGCGATCCCTGCCGGAATACCCGGGCAGTCAGGAGTTCGACACGGAAGAGGCCTGGGCCATCCTGAGCGACTGCATCCGACGGGCCGTGGCCGCCGGCGGTATCAGGCCGGAGGAGATCGCCGGCGTCACGGCCACCTCCATGCGCGAAGGGATGGTCCTCTACGACGCCGAGGATCAGGTCCTCTGGGCCTGTCCGAACCTCGACGCCCGCGCCACCCGCGAAGCCGAGGAGATGATCCGGGCGGGGCTCGCCGACGAGATCTACCGTATCGGCGGGGACTGGGTGAATATCATCGCCCCGCCGCGATTCTGGTGGTTGCGCCGACACAGAGCCGACATCTACTCCCGCATCGCCCGGATGAGCATGCTCTCCGATTGGGTGCTGTTCCGGCTGACCGGCCGGATCGTGACAGATCCCACCATTGGCAGTAGTTCAGGGCTGTTCGACCTGACCCGACGCACCTGGAGCCAAGAGCTGATCGAGCGTCTCGATCTGCCTCGCGGGATCTACCCGCCGGTGTTCGAGTCCGGCACCGTCGTGGGCGAGGTGATGCCGCGTGCGGCGGAGGCCACCGGGCTCCGTGCGGGGACACCGGTCGTCACCTCCGGCGCCGACACCCAGTGCGGGCTGGTGGGCGTGGGCGCGATCACCCCGGGGAGCTGGGTGGTGGTGGGAGGCACGCAGTGGCAGACCGCGGTGATCACCGACCGCCCGCTGATCGATCCCCAGGCCCGCCCCCGCACCCTCTGTCACGCCGTCCCAGGCCAGTGGATGACGGAGGGCATCGGCTTTTACCACGGGTTTTCCACCCGCTGGTTCCGGGACGCCTTCTGCCAGAGCGAGGTGGAGCTGGCGCACCGTCTGGGCGTGGATCCTTACTGGGTGCTGGAGAAGATGGCCGAGCAGGTCCCGCCCGGCAGCCATGGGCTCATTGCCATCTTCTCCGACGTGATGGTGGCCCGGCGCTGGAAGCACGCCGCCCCGTCCTTCCTCCAGTTCGACGTGCTCTCCCCTCACACGTCCGGCAAGAAGGAGTGTTATCGCGCATTGGAGGAGAACGCGGCCTACGTTTCCTACGGGAACTACCTCGTGCTGACCGAGCTCGCCGGCCGGTCGGCGAGCGAGCTCGTCTTTTGCGGAGGCTCGTCCAAAGGGTTCCTGTGGCCGCAGATCATGGCCGATGTCTACGGGATCCCAGTGAAAGTCCCCGTCGTCAAAGAAGCCACCTCCCTGGGTGCGGCGATGATCATGGGCAGGGCCCTCGGTTTCTATTCCAGTCTGGAGGAGGCCACGGCGCAACTGGTGGCCTGGGAACGGCGCTTCGACCCCAGCCCCTCCGCCCATGCCGCCTACCAGGAACACTATCGCCGCTGGCGGGCCGTCTATCCGCGGATGCTACAGCTGGTGGACGAGGGGCTGCTGGCGCCGATGTGGCGCGCCCCCGGGACGTGA
- a CDS encoding LacI family DNA-binding transcriptional regulator, producing MRGPVTLHDIAREAGVSVNTVSRALAGKPDVSAQTRSRVRAVADRLDYRPNRLARGLRERRTATIGVLVADVANPFFAEVAEGIERTAAENGYSIILASSEERLDREMQAVRTLVERQVDGILISPTQRSDDAIRYLLQRRIPFVLLARYFEGLNAPAVINDDREGARLAVRHLIQRGHRDILYLNGPPYNSSARLRLEGYRDVLEEAGVPFRPAMVISTDARPGGGYAAVQQALAAALRFSAAFCFSDYVSLGAMKALRQAGRTIPADVAVMGYDDIELADLVEPGLSTVRIAKTRLGQVATRMLIGMMGRTEAEEVGFSVLAPELVIRGTA from the coding sequence GTGCGAGGTCCTGTCACGCTGCACGACATTGCCCGCGAGGCTGGCGTGTCGGTAAATACGGTCTCGCGGGCGCTTGCCGGCAAACCCGACGTCAGCGCGCAGACACGCAGTCGGGTGCGGGCCGTGGCCGATCGCCTGGACTATCGGCCGAACCGGCTGGCCCGCGGGCTGCGGGAGCGTCGCACGGCAACCATCGGCGTCCTCGTGGCCGATGTCGCCAACCCCTTCTTCGCCGAGGTGGCCGAAGGGATCGAACGCACCGCGGCCGAGAACGGCTACAGTATCATCCTGGCCAGTTCGGAGGAACGCCTGGACCGGGAGATGCAGGCCGTGCGGACCCTCGTGGAACGCCAGGTCGACGGGATCCTGATTTCCCCCACGCAGCGATCCGACGATGCGATCCGCTATCTGCTGCAACGGCGCATCCCCTTCGTCCTTCTGGCGCGGTATTTCGAGGGCCTGAATGCGCCCGCGGTGATCAATGATGACCGGGAGGGCGCCCGTCTGGCCGTCCGCCACCTGATCCAGCGCGGACATCGCGACATCCTGTACCTCAACGGTCCCCCCTACAACTCCAGCGCCAGGCTGCGTCTTGAAGGATACCGCGACGTCCTGGAGGAGGCGGGCGTGCCCTTCCGCCCGGCCATGGTGATCTCCACGGACGCCCGGCCCGGCGGCGGATACGCCGCGGTTCAACAGGCCCTGGCGGCCGCCCTGCGGTTCTCCGCCGCCTTCTGCTTCAGCGACTATGTCAGCCTCGGGGCGATGAAGGCGTTGCGCCAGGCGGGGCGGACGATCCCCGCCGATGTGGCGGTCATGGGCTATGACGACATCGAGCTGGCCGATCTTGTCGAGCCCGGGCTTTCCACCGTCCGCATCGCCAAGACGCGCCTGGGCCAGGTCGCGACCCGGATGCTCATCGGCATGATGGGACGCACTGAGGCGGAAGAGGTGGGCTTCAGCGTCCTCGCGCCCGAACTCGTGATCCGAGGGACGGCGTAG